CTGGCCGTGTCGGCCGTGTTCATCGGCCTGTGGCTGACCCACATCGAGCTGAACATCTCGGCCATGATGGGCATGACCATGATCATCGGCATGGCCACTGAGGTAGCGATCTTCTATTACTCGGAGCAGCAGGAGCTGGTCGCCGACCGCACGCGCGAGCAGGCCTTGCTGGAAGCGGGATTGAACCGCATGCGGCCGATCGCGATGACGACGCTGGCCGCGATCCTGACCTTGCTGCCGCTCGCGTTCGCGCTCGGGCGGGGCTCCGAAATGCAGCAGCCGCTGGCGATCGCCATCATTTCCGGGCTGGTCGTGCAACTGCCGCTCGTGCTGCTGCTGATGCCTGTCCTGTTTCACCTGATGCGCGGACGCTCGTCCGGCGCCGACCAAGTCTGACGCTGTCCATATGGAGAAACCGTGAAACCTGTCCTGATCAAACCGTTCCTCGTCGGCGCCGCGCTGGCGGCCTGCCTGTCCTCGGCCGCCGCCGCGGAGCCCGTCCACTACGCTGTGCAACAGCGCTGGGACCTCGGCCCGGCAACGCGCTGGGATTACCTCGCGCTCGACACCCAGCGCAACCGGCTGTTCGTCACGCGCGGCGACCGGGTGCAGGTGCTCGACGCCGCCAGCGGCAAGCCGGTCGGCGAGATTCCAAATACGGCCGGCGTGCACGGCGTGGCATTCGCGCAGGACCTCAAGCTCGGCTTCACCAGCAACGGCCGCGCCAACAGCATCACCGTGTTCGACCTCAATACGTTGCAGGTCAAGGGCGACTGGAAGGTGGCAGGCGCCAATCCGGACGCGATCCTGTACGCCCCCGCCACCCGCAAGCTGTATACGTTCAACGGCAAGAGCCAGGACGTGAGCGTGTTCGATGCCGCGAGCGGCAAGCCGATCGCCACGATCGCGGTCGGCGGCAAGCCGGAATTCGCGGCCACCGACGGCAAACGCGTCTACGTGAACGTCGAGGACAAGAACGAGATCGTTGCGATCGACGCAGAGACCGACCACGTGCTGGCGCACTGGCCGCTGGCCGGCTGCGACGAACCGAGCGGACTGGCGCTGGACAGCGCGCACGCGCGGCTGTTCTCGGTATGCGGCAACCGCGCGATGATGGTCACCGACAGCGCGAGGGGCAAGGTGGTGGCGCACATCGCGATCGGCGACCATCCGGACGCGGCATATTACGATCCCGGTACCGCCACGGTGTTTTCCTCCAATGGCGCGGGCACGCTGAGCGTGGTGCGCCAGCTGGACGCCGACCGTTACGCGCCCGCGGTCGAGGTGCCGACTGCGAAGGGCGCGCGCACCATGGCGTTCGATCCGGCGAGCGGTCGGGTGTACCTGCCGACCGTCGTCGACAAAACGTTCACGATGGTGGTGGTCGGCCCATGAGCGCGCGGTTTGCGGTAAGCTGGCGGCGCGATTTCCGAGGTGTTCCATGACTAATTCACGCTCCCGCGACAACCACCCATGCGCCTGCTGCTGATCGAGGACGACCCGATGATCGGCGACAGCATCGCCGAAGGCCTGCGCGCGGAACGCTATGCGCTCGACTGGGTGCAGGACAGCGGGGCCGCCCAGCTGGCGCTGGTGACGGACGTCTACGACCTGTTGTTGCTCGACCTCGGCCTACCGGGCCGAGACGGCCTCGACGTGCTGCGCCAGTACCGCGCCCGCGGCGGCCAGGCACCGGTCCTGATCATCACGGCGCGGGACAGCACCGCCGACCGCGTGCAGGGACTGGACGGCGGTGCCGACGATTACCTGGTCAAACCGTTCGATCTGGAAGAGTTGTTCGCGCGGGTACGTGCGCTGCTCAGGCGCGGCGCCGGCCGCGCGCAACCTGACATCGTGCACCGCGGCGTGACCTTGCGCCTGACCGCGCACGAGGCCCTGCTCGACGGGAAGCCGTTACCGTTGTCGGCGCGCGAATTCGCGCTGCTGGCCGCGTTGCTCGACCCGCCCGGACGCGTCATGTCGAAGGCATTGCTGGAACAGAAGCTGTACGGCTGGAACGAGGAGGTCGAGAGCAACACTGTGGACGTGTACGTG
This genomic stretch from Massilia putida harbors:
- a CDS encoding PQQ-binding-like beta-propeller repeat protein produces the protein MKPVLIKPFLVGAALAACLSSAAAAEPVHYAVQQRWDLGPATRWDYLALDTQRNRLFVTRGDRVQVLDAASGKPVGEIPNTAGVHGVAFAQDLKLGFTSNGRANSITVFDLNTLQVKGDWKVAGANPDAILYAPATRKLYTFNGKSQDVSVFDAASGKPIATIAVGGKPEFAATDGKRVYVNVEDKNEIVAIDAETDHVLAHWPLAGCDEPSGLALDSAHARLFSVCGNRAMMVTDSARGKVVAHIAIGDHPDAAYYDPGTATVFSSNGAGTLSVVRQLDADRYAPAVEVPTAKGARTMAFDPASGRVYLPTVVDKTFTMVVVGP
- a CDS encoding response regulator, yielding MRLLLIEDDPMIGDSIAEGLRAERYALDWVQDSGAAQLALVTDVYDLLLLDLGLPGRDGLDVLRQYRARGGQAPVLIITARDSTADRVQGLDGGADDYLVKPFDLEELFARVRALLRRGAGRAQPDIVHRGVTLRLTAHEALLDGKPLPLSAREFALLAALLDPPGRVMSKALLEQKLYGWNEEVESNTVDVYVHRLRKKLGADFIRNVRGVGYLAPLAS